A genomic segment from Modestobacter roseus encodes:
- a CDS encoding SDR family oxidoreductase: MTDPAAPTLAVTGSTGRLGGRVARLLADAGVRQRLLVRDPARAPQLAGATVAVAPYADGAAAREALTGVDTLFMVSGSESADRVDQHRTVLDAAAGAGVGHVVYTSFLGAAPDATFLLARDHWATEQHARSLGLTTTFLRDGLYADDLPGMVGDDGVLRGPAGDGRASVVAISDVADVAVTVLRDPVRHAGATYDLTGPAALTLTEVAATVAEVTGRAARYEPETVEEAYASRARYDAPRWLVDAWVSTYTAIAAGELAAVSTAVPDLLGRPATPLAEVLRQ, from the coding sequence GTGACCGATCCCGCAGCGCCCACCCTCGCCGTGACCGGGTCGACCGGACGGCTCGGCGGCCGGGTCGCCCGGCTGCTCGCCGACGCCGGGGTCCGGCAGCGCCTCCTGGTGCGCGACCCGGCGCGGGCTCCGCAGCTGGCCGGCGCCACCGTGGCGGTCGCCCCCTACGCCGACGGGGCGGCGGCCCGGGAGGCGCTGACCGGCGTCGACACGCTCTTCATGGTGTCCGGCAGCGAGTCCGCCGACCGGGTCGACCAGCACCGCACCGTCCTCGACGCGGCGGCCGGGGCCGGCGTCGGGCACGTGGTCTACACCTCGTTCCTCGGCGCCGCCCCGGACGCGACGTTCCTGCTGGCCCGCGACCACTGGGCCACCGAGCAGCACGCCCGGTCGCTCGGCCTGACCACCACGTTCCTCCGCGACGGGCTGTACGCCGACGACCTGCCCGGGATGGTCGGCGACGACGGCGTGCTCCGCGGTCCGGCCGGTGACGGCCGGGCCTCGGTGGTCGCGATCAGCGACGTCGCCGACGTCGCGGTGACCGTGCTGCGGGACCCGGTGCGGCACGCCGGCGCGACCTACGACCTCACCGGCCCGGCGGCGCTCACCCTGACCGAGGTCGCCGCGACGGTCGCCGAGGTCACCGGCCGGGCGGCGCGCTACGAGCCGGAGACCGTCGAGGAGGCGTACGCCTCCCGGGCCCGCTACGACGCGCCCCGCTGGCTCGTCGACGCCTGGGTGTCCACCTACACGGCGATCGCCGCCGGCGAGCTGGCGGCCGTGAGCACCGCCGTCCCGGACCTGCTGGGCCGCCCGGCCACCCCGCTGGCCGAGGTGCTGCGGCAGTAG
- a CDS encoding nitrilase-related carbon-nitrogen hydrolase: protein MRIAAVQHDIVWEDRAANYDRLAPQVARAVGAGAELVLLTETFSTGFSMTPGISEPEGGPSARFLAAQAAEHGVWVAGTCPEVDAGGELPFNTFVLAGPDGGTHRYRKLHPFATERERFRSGTGPVTVEVGGLRVTPFICYDLRFANVFWDAAPDTDVYLVPANWPAARRHHWQTLLRARAIENQAYVVGCNRVGTAGDGVEHAGDSCVVSPSGEPLATAAGVETIVLADVDAAEVAATRERFPFLADRRR, encoded by the coding sequence ATGAGGATCGCCGCGGTGCAGCACGACATCGTCTGGGAGGACCGGGCGGCGAACTACGACCGGCTGGCGCCGCAGGTGGCCCGCGCCGTCGGCGCCGGCGCGGAGCTGGTGCTGCTCACCGAGACCTTCTCCACCGGGTTCTCGATGACGCCGGGCATCAGCGAGCCCGAGGGCGGTCCGTCGGCACGGTTCCTCGCCGCCCAGGCCGCCGAGCACGGGGTGTGGGTGGCCGGCACCTGCCCGGAGGTCGACGCCGGCGGCGAGCTGCCGTTCAACACCTTCGTGCTGGCCGGGCCGGACGGCGGCACGCACCGGTACCGCAAGCTGCACCCGTTCGCGACCGAGCGGGAGCGGTTCCGCTCGGGCACCGGGCCGGTCACCGTCGAGGTCGGCGGGCTGCGGGTCACCCCGTTCATCTGCTACGACCTGCGGTTCGCGAACGTCTTCTGGGACGCCGCACCCGACACCGACGTCTACCTGGTGCCGGCCAACTGGCCTGCCGCCCGCCGGCACCACTGGCAGACGCTGCTGCGGGCCCGGGCGATCGAGAACCAGGCCTACGTCGTCGGGTGCAACCGGGTGGGCACCGCCGGTGACGGCGTGGAGCACGCCGGCGACAGCTGCGTCGTCAGCCCCAGCGGGGAGCCGCTGGCCACCGCGGCCGGCGTGGAGACGATCGTGCTGGCCGACGTCGACGCCGCCGAGGTGGCGGCCACCCGCGAGCGTTTCCCCTTCCTCGCCGACCGGCGCAGGTAG
- a CDS encoding pyridoxal phosphate-dependent aminotransferase, with amino-acid sequence MAAGERQQLAGRLRGFGTTVFAEMSALAVATGAINLGQGFPDEPGPPEVLDAARAAIGTELDQYPPLPGRPGLRQAVAEHQQRFAGLTYDPGTEVLVTAGATEALTAALLALVEPGDEVVVLEPIYDSYAAAVAMAGGVLRPVPLRPGSPQPGGATHWTFDEAELRAAVGPRTRLLLLNTPHNPTGTVLTRTELALLADVATAADLLVLTDEVYEHLVFAGAEHVSPATLPGMRERTLVVSSGGKTFRTTGWKVGWVCGPAELVAAVRTAKQYLTFVNAGPLQPAIAAGLRLPDTYFTGAAADLQRKRDLLVGGLVAAGLPVLGPEATYFATVDVRPLQPDGDGVAFCRSLPERAGVVAVPSVVFYDPAHAHLGRHLVRFAFCKRDEVLGAAVERLRGMA; translated from the coding sequence ATGGCGGCAGGGGAACGGCAGCAGCTGGCCGGGCGGCTGCGCGGCTTCGGGACGACGGTGTTCGCGGAGATGAGCGCGCTGGCGGTCGCCACCGGGGCGATCAACCTGGGCCAGGGGTTCCCCGACGAGCCGGGCCCGCCCGAGGTGCTCGACGCCGCCCGCGCCGCGATCGGCACCGAGCTGGACCAGTACCCGCCGCTGCCCGGCCGGCCCGGCCTGCGGCAGGCGGTCGCCGAGCACCAGCAGCGGTTCGCCGGGCTGACCTACGACCCCGGCACCGAGGTGCTGGTGACCGCCGGCGCCACCGAGGCGCTGACCGCCGCCCTGCTGGCGCTGGTCGAGCCCGGCGACGAGGTCGTCGTCCTGGAGCCGATATACGACAGCTACGCCGCGGCTGTCGCGATGGCCGGGGGAGTGCTGCGCCCCGTCCCGCTCCGCCCGGGGTCCCCGCAGCCCGGCGGGGCCACCCACTGGACCTTCGACGAGGCGGAGCTGCGCGCGGCGGTCGGCCCGCGGACCCGGCTGCTGCTGCTCAACACCCCGCACAACCCCACCGGCACGGTGCTCACCCGCACCGAGCTGGCGCTGCTCGCCGACGTCGCCACCGCCGCGGACCTGCTGGTGCTCACCGACGAGGTCTACGAGCACCTGGTCTTCGCCGGCGCGGAGCACGTCTCGCCGGCCACCCTGCCGGGCATGCGCGAGCGCACCCTGGTGGTGAGCAGCGGCGGCAAGACCTTCCGCACCACCGGCTGGAAGGTCGGCTGGGTGTGCGGGCCGGCGGAGCTGGTGGCCGCCGTCCGCACCGCGAAGCAGTACCTGACGTTCGTCAACGCCGGGCCGCTGCAGCCGGCCATCGCGGCGGGGCTGCGGCTGCCGGACACGTACTTCACCGGCGCGGCGGCGGACCTGCAGCGCAAGCGCGACCTGCTCGTCGGCGGGCTGGTGGCGGCCGGGCTGCCGGTGCTCGGCCCGGAGGCCACCTACTTCGCCACCGTCGACGTCCGCCCGCTGCAGCCCGACGGCGACGGCGTGGCGTTCTGCCGGTCGTTGCCCGAGCGCGCCGGGGTGGTCGCGGTGCCGAGTGTGGTGTTCTACGACCCGGCGCACGCGCACCTGGGCCGGCACCTGGTGCGCTTCGCCTTCTGCAAGCGGGACGAGGTGCTCGGCGCTGCCGTCGAGCGGTTGCGGGGGATGGCATGA
- the mug gene encoding G/U mismatch-specific DNA glycosylase produces the protein MTAPRKPLRDVVAPDLDVLFCGINPSLLSAEVGHHFARPGNRFWPALHRAGLTPRLLTPAEDRELLRYGLGVTNVVARPTRTAAELTREELREGGEQLAALVGRYRPRVLAVLGVTAWRVAFDRPKAQLGPQPERVGGALTRVAPNPSGLNAHHQLPDLARLYGELREAARS, from the coding sequence GTGACCGCTCCGCGGAAGCCACTGCGCGACGTGGTGGCACCGGACCTCGACGTGCTGTTCTGCGGGATCAACCCCTCACTGCTCTCCGCCGAGGTCGGGCACCACTTCGCCCGTCCGGGCAACCGCTTCTGGCCGGCGCTGCACCGGGCCGGGCTCACCCCCCGGCTGCTGACGCCGGCGGAGGACCGGGAGCTGCTGCGGTACGGCCTCGGCGTCACCAACGTCGTCGCGCGGCCGACCCGCACCGCCGCCGAGCTGACCCGCGAGGAGCTGCGCGAGGGGGGTGAGCAGCTCGCCGCGCTGGTCGGCCGGTACCGCCCGCGGGTGCTCGCCGTGCTGGGCGTGACCGCCTGGCGGGTGGCCTTCGACCGGCCGAAGGCCCAGCTGGGCCCGCAGCCGGAGCGGGTGGGTGGCGCGCTGACCCGGGTCGCGCCCAACCCCAGCGGGCTCAACGCCCACCACCAGCTGCCCGACCTCGCCCGGCTCTACGGCGAGCTGCGCGAGGCCGCCCGGAGCTGA
- a CDS encoding Na+/H+ antiporter, with protein MDSLAVFGLLLLGVVVLTPVADRIGVPQPVLLTIYGLALGVVPFVPAPDLPPELILPIVLPPLLFATTQATSLRELRSAARPILGLAVGLTLVTAAAVAVVGHALGLPWAVAIVLGGIVAPPDPVAASAVASRLKLPPRLVTILEGEGLFNDATALVVYQLAVTAVVAGGVTVTQVGVGFLVAVLGGAALGLAAGWLARKALGLLRDAATETTVTLAVPFGVYLLAEEIGASGVLAVLFAALYLRTVATSEVTSAGWLLGRSVWQYVEFAVSGLLFAFLGLELTTVFGTTSLLGDSQTLLVGGAVIAVLVVVRAAAMFTASGLAGRRARRTGAATPSGWRESAVVSWAGMRGVVTVATALALPVTVEGGGPFPAREEVVLVALMVVVVTLVLQGLTLAPLIRRLGVASDADVQADVRRLQRRITEVALEQVRAADDVPAEVRAAVLQQYEGRLGYRRSLEGLIDGETRDERIGEALRELLGRASEAEREAVLEARRRGEVSPAAADDVLFDVEARALRYES; from the coding sequence GTGGACTCCCTGGCGGTCTTCGGGCTGCTGCTGCTCGGCGTCGTCGTCCTCACCCCGGTCGCCGACCGGATCGGCGTGCCGCAGCCGGTGCTGCTCACCATCTACGGACTCGCCCTCGGCGTCGTCCCGTTCGTCCCCGCCCCGGACCTGCCGCCGGAGCTGATCCTGCCGATCGTGCTGCCGCCGCTGCTGTTCGCCACCACGCAGGCGACCTCGCTGCGGGAGCTGCGCTCGGCGGCGCGCCCGATCCTCGGCCTGGCGGTGGGGCTGACCCTGGTCACCGCCGCCGCGGTCGCGGTCGTCGGGCACGCCCTCGGCCTGCCCTGGGCGGTGGCCATCGTGCTCGGCGGCATCGTCGCCCCGCCCGACCCGGTCGCGGCCAGCGCGGTCGCCAGCCGGCTCAAGCTGCCGCCCCGGCTGGTCACGATCCTGGAGGGCGAGGGGCTGTTCAACGACGCCACCGCCCTGGTCGTCTACCAGCTCGCGGTCACCGCCGTCGTCGCCGGCGGGGTCACCGTGACCCAGGTCGGCGTCGGCTTCCTCGTCGCGGTGCTCGGCGGGGCCGCTCTCGGCCTGGCGGCCGGCTGGCTGGCCCGCAAGGCGCTCGGCCTGCTGCGCGACGCCGCCACCGAGACCACGGTGACCCTCGCGGTGCCCTTCGGCGTCTACCTGCTCGCCGAGGAGATCGGCGCCTCCGGCGTGCTCGCCGTCCTGTTCGCCGCGCTCTACCTGCGCACGGTCGCCACCAGCGAGGTCACCTCCGCCGGCTGGCTGCTGGGCCGCTCGGTCTGGCAGTACGTCGAGTTCGCCGTCAGCGGCCTGCTGTTCGCCTTCCTCGGCCTGGAGCTGACGACGGTCTTCGGCACCACCTCGTTGCTGGGCGACAGCCAGACGCTGCTGGTCGGCGGCGCGGTCATCGCCGTGCTCGTGGTGGTCCGGGCCGCGGCCATGTTCACCGCCTCCGGGCTGGCCGGCCGCCGGGCCCGGCGCACCGGCGCGGCCACGCCGTCGGGGTGGCGGGAGTCCGCGGTGGTCTCCTGGGCGGGGATGCGCGGGGTGGTCACGGTGGCCACCGCGCTGGCGCTGCCGGTCACCGTCGAGGGCGGCGGCCCGTTCCCGGCCCGGGAGGAGGTCGTGCTGGTCGCGCTGATGGTCGTCGTCGTCACCCTGGTCCTGCAGGGGCTCACCCTCGCCCCGCTCATCCGCCGGCTGGGCGTGGCCAGCGACGCCGACGTGCAGGCCGACGTCCGCCGGCTGCAGCGCCGGATCACCGAGGTGGCGCTGGAGCAGGTGCGGGCCGCCGACGACGTCCCGGCCGAGGTGCGCGCCGCGGTCCTCCAGCAGTACGAGGGGCGGCTCGGCTACCGCCGGTCGCTGGAGGGGCTCATCGACGGCGAGACCCGGGACGAGCGGATCGGGGAGGCGCTGCGCGAGCTGCTCGGCCGCGCCAGCGAGGCCGAGCGCGAGGCGGTGCTCGAGGCCCGGCGACGAGGCGAGGTGAGCCCGGCGGCCGCCGACGACGTGCTGTTCGACGTGGAGGCCCGGGCGCTGCGGTACGAGTCGTGA
- a CDS encoding DUF421 domain-containing protein, whose product MWFDSWSDLGRILAVGASAYVTLVVVLRLSGKRTLAKLNAFDLVITVALGSTLATIVLSSDVAWADGAVALGLLAGLQFVVAWLTSRRPRLRDAVTAHPTLLLHRGELLADALRQQRMSEAEVRQAVRASGQGDLSTVAAVVLETDGTVSVVPDSALGSGSALADVPGAASHRA is encoded by the coding sequence ATGTGGTTCGACAGCTGGTCCGACCTGGGGCGCATCCTCGCCGTCGGGGCCTCCGCCTACGTGACCCTCGTCGTCGTCCTCCGGCTGTCGGGGAAACGGACGCTGGCCAAGCTCAACGCCTTCGACCTGGTCATCACCGTGGCCCTGGGGTCGACGCTGGCGACCATCGTCCTCAGCTCCGACGTCGCGTGGGCCGACGGCGCGGTGGCCCTCGGGCTCCTCGCCGGGCTGCAGTTCGTCGTCGCCTGGCTCACCAGCCGACGGCCCCGCCTGCGCGATGCCGTCACGGCCCACCCGACGCTGTTGCTGCACCGCGGGGAGCTGCTGGCGGACGCGCTCCGGCAGCAGCGGATGAGCGAGGCCGAGGTCCGTCAGGCGGTGCGGGCCAGCGGCCAGGGTGACCTGTCGACGGTCGCCGCGGTGGTGCTGGAGACCGACGGCACCGTCAGCGTGGTGCCCGACTCGGCGCTGGGCAGCGGTTCCGCGCTGGCCGACGTGCCGGGCGCCGCATCCCACCGGGCCTGA
- a CDS encoding ArsR/SmtB family transcription factor codes for MPSRDEAAELTAVLSLLADPTRARVLYALDQVQELCVGDIALGLDATEDAVGYALRLLRTAGFVSTRREGRVVFYRLAEGFPAPLREHCLRSLVELPRAQAAGEG; via the coding sequence GTGCCCTCCCGTGACGAGGCGGCCGAGCTGACCGCCGTGCTCAGCCTGCTCGCCGACCCGACCCGCGCCCGGGTGCTCTACGCGCTCGACCAGGTGCAGGAGCTCTGCGTCGGCGACATCGCCCTGGGGCTGGACGCGACCGAGGACGCCGTCGGGTACGCGCTGCGGCTGCTGCGCACCGCCGGCTTCGTCAGCACCCGGCGCGAGGGGCGGGTGGTCTTCTACCGGCTGGCCGAGGGCTTCCCCGCGCCGCTGCGGGAGCACTGCCTGCGCAGCCTGGTCGAGCTGCCCCGGGCGCAGGCCGCCGGCGAGGGCTGA
- a CDS encoding NADH-quinone oxidoreductase subunit A, with the protein MAAYLSAALMLGLAVGGALVAHLVHRRTAVAPGAVPTLPFQSGWRPAEHALSRFEARYYPLTLLFLAFDVEMLFMYPWATVVATVGTSAIVEMFVLLGVLMAGVLWAWREGALRWT; encoded by the coding sequence GTGGCCGCCTACCTGAGCGCCGCCCTGATGCTCGGGCTCGCCGTCGGCGGGGCCCTGGTGGCGCACCTGGTGCACCGCCGCACCGCAGTCGCCCCCGGCGCGGTGCCGACGCTGCCGTTCCAGTCGGGCTGGCGCCCCGCCGAGCACGCGCTCTCCCGGTTCGAGGCCCGCTACTACCCGCTGACCCTGCTGTTCCTCGCCTTCGACGTGGAGATGCTGTTCATGTACCCGTGGGCCACGGTCGTCGCCACGGTCGGCACCTCGGCGATCGTGGAGATGTTCGTGCTGCTCGGCGTGCTCATGGCCGGCGTGCTGTGGGCCTGGCGCGAAGGTGCGTTGCGGTGGACCTGA
- a CDS encoding NADH-quinone oxidoreductase subunit H, whose amino-acid sequence MSVDQVSSAWVPLAAALLLAVAAAAAALDGALAARSLGHHPASGLLTPVAETARLFRQRRRSTLAADVPLWRIGGAGLLTAALLMVVVVPLGRWTVADLAVGVVWFNAMDVLLWAAVWLAGWGPNSAHALVGGFRFLAQALAYELPLMFALTTPAVAAQSLRLGDLVAAQEGLWFVVWMPVAFVVFCGAVLAFSVWGPFAAATGSTTAGGVLAETSGVDRWLVTAGRYALLTAGAAFGATAFLGGGQGPLLPAWLWTLLKTAALLAVLVALRRRLPVLRPERLVAPAWLVVLPLTLLQLLVVSVVVVVRG is encoded by the coding sequence GTGAGCGTCGACCAGGTCTCCTCCGCGTGGGTGCCGCTGGCGGCGGCGCTGCTGCTGGCCGTCGCGGCCGCGGCGGCGGCGCTGGACGGCGCCCTGGCGGCCCGGTCGCTCGGCCACCACCCGGCGAGCGGGCTGCTGACCCCGGTCGCGGAGACGGCACGGCTGTTCCGGCAGCGCCGCCGCAGCACCCTCGCCGCCGACGTCCCGCTCTGGCGGATCGGCGGCGCCGGCCTGCTCACCGCGGCGCTGCTCATGGTGGTCGTGGTGCCCCTCGGGCGCTGGACGGTGGCCGACCTGGCGGTGGGCGTCGTCTGGTTCAACGCGATGGACGTGCTGCTGTGGGCCGCCGTCTGGCTGGCCGGGTGGGGCCCGAACAGCGCGCACGCCCTGGTCGGTGGCTTCCGGTTCCTGGCCCAGGCGCTGGCCTACGAGCTGCCGCTGATGTTCGCGCTCACCACACCGGCGGTGGCCGCGCAGAGCCTGCGGCTCGGCGACCTGGTGGCCGCGCAGGAGGGGCTGTGGTTCGTCGTCTGGATGCCGGTGGCGTTCGTCGTCTTCTGCGGCGCGGTGCTCGCCTTCTCCGTCTGGGGCCCGTTCGCCGCGGCCACCGGGTCGACGACCGCCGGCGGGGTGCTCGCCGAGACCTCGGGGGTCGACCGCTGGCTCGTCACCGCCGGCCGGTACGCGCTGCTCACCGCCGGGGCGGCGTTCGGCGCCACCGCCTTCCTCGGCGGCGGGCAGGGCCCGCTGCTGCCGGCCTGGCTCTGGACGCTGCTCAAGACCGCCGCACTGCTCGCGGTGCTCGTCGCGCTGCGCCGCCGGTTGCCGGTGCTCCGGCCGGAGCGGCTGGTGGCCCCGGCCTGGCTGGTCGTGCTGCCGCTGACGCTGCTGCAGCTGCTGGTCGTGTCCGTCGTCGTCGTGGTCCGGGGGTGA
- a CDS encoding NADH-quinone oxidoreductase subunit J family protein — MLSGIVFWVLAVIAVATGVAVFRVDSMARATYALAASFIAVGLTLLLFDLQFLGVITVLMMVMEMAVMAIYMIMFMGMNPALMPMSMVHGKRPALVVSIGTFVVLAGGALLVDWPTRRGAPAADLVTSLGEAVMESKMLVMMTVSPVLFATIVAALVLALPRSRYDRMGADLRGRDLDRGAGR; from the coding sequence GTGCTGAGCGGGATCGTCTTCTGGGTGCTCGCGGTGATCGCGGTCGCCACCGGGGTCGCGGTCTTCCGGGTCGACTCGATGGCCCGGGCCACCTACGCGCTGGCGGCGTCCTTCATCGCCGTCGGGCTGACCCTGCTGCTGTTCGACCTGCAGTTCCTCGGCGTGATCACCGTGCTCATGATGGTGATGGAGATGGCGGTCATGGCCATCTACATGATCATGTTCATGGGGATGAACCCCGCGCTGATGCCGATGAGCATGGTGCACGGGAAGCGCCCGGCCCTGGTGGTCTCGATCGGCACCTTCGTCGTGCTGGCCGGCGGCGCGCTGCTGGTCGACTGGCCCACCCGCCGCGGCGCCCCGGCCGCCGACCTGGTGACGTCGCTGGGCGAGGCGGTCATGGAGTCGAAGATGCTGGTGATGATGACCGTCTCGCCGGTCCTCTTCGCCACCATCGTGGCCGCGCTCGTGCTGGCCCTGCCGCGCAGCCGCTACGACCGGATGGGCGCCGACCTGCGCGGCCGGGACCTCGACCGGGGGGCCGGCCGATGA
- a CDS encoding NADH-quinone oxidoreductase subunit NuoK → MTLETVLVVAAALFSVGLYGAISQQVVVMVMMGLELMLNGVILAAAAFWWFLSPSPDGQVLLLVVITAMTVEMAMGFAVATLLHRARQSDMTDMATDLAR, encoded by the coding sequence ATGACCCTCGAGACCGTCCTGGTCGTGGCGGCGGCGCTGTTCAGCGTGGGCCTCTACGGCGCCATCTCCCAGCAGGTCGTGGTCATGGTGATGATGGGCCTGGAGCTGATGCTCAACGGCGTCATCCTGGCCGCGGCCGCCTTCTGGTGGTTCCTCTCCCCCTCCCCCGACGGCCAGGTGCTGCTGCTGGTGGTCATCACCGCGATGACGGTGGAGATGGCCATGGGTTTCGCCGTTGCGACGCTGCTGCACCGGGCGAGGCAGTCGGACATGACCGACATGGCCACGGACCTGGCCCGGTGA
- a CDS encoding proton-conducting transporter membrane subunit, with protein sequence MTGLLWTAVALPAVVGALLAVLGRRADRVALPAGVTAAAGVLGLAVAVALGRPATAVPFLPAASFGLAVDALAAVVLPAVAAVALLVLVFAAGDAGAPFQRARARFTGLMLLFLAAVVVTVTASTLPALLVAWEVMGATSYALIGFRWQEEHRVGAGLTAFLTTRTADLGLYLAAGAALAGGAGLGLDDLAAADGPWLHVAAAGMLVAALGKAAQLPFTAWLSAAMQGPSPVSALLHSAAMVAMGGYLLLRMEPLLAATGWAGPTAAWVGALTALLLGAVAIAQRDLKQLLAASTAAQLGFVVLGAGVGSVAGGTAHLVAHAATKALLFLVAGAWLTALGTKQLTALRGAARRWPLVGVGAGIGALALAGVVPLSLWATKDEVLAGAREESLPLYLVGLAAAALSAGYAGKVLWLVWRPAPADPADDGLDTEEEGTRRVGGLQQAPLVVLAAGAAVLGLLALPPVGEALRRALGDTAAPTASWAEMAISALLAAVGVVVSGRKWPFSPSLRGWLAGWLGLARATDVLVVRPVLRAAELCARFDDRVLAPAVAGTARSALHTAGALGRFDDGALAPATTGTGRSTLRLAGATGRADLAGPDRLVRAAAAGTRRLGGLARRAQTGLLHQYYVQATVALAAALALLLLAGR encoded by the coding sequence GTGACCGGACTGCTGTGGACGGCGGTCGCGCTGCCGGCCGTCGTCGGGGCGCTGCTCGCCGTGCTCGGTCGCCGGGCGGACCGCGTGGCGCTGCCGGCCGGGGTGACGGCGGCGGCCGGGGTGCTGGGGCTGGCCGTCGCGGTCGCCCTGGGCCGGCCGGCCACCGCCGTCCCCTTCCTCCCGGCGGCGTCGTTCGGGCTGGCGGTCGACGCGCTGGCCGCGGTCGTGCTCCCCGCGGTCGCCGCGGTGGCCCTGCTGGTGCTGGTCTTCGCCGCCGGCGACGCCGGCGCCCCGTTCCAGCGCGCCCGGGCGCGGTTCACCGGGCTGATGCTGCTGTTCCTCGCCGCGGTGGTCGTCACGGTCACGGCGAGCACCCTGCCCGCCCTGCTGGTCGCCTGGGAGGTGATGGGCGCGACCTCCTACGCGCTGATCGGCTTCCGCTGGCAGGAGGAGCACCGGGTCGGCGCGGGCCTGACCGCGTTCCTCACCACGCGCACCGCCGACCTGGGGCTCTACCTCGCCGCCGGCGCCGCGCTGGCCGGCGGCGCCGGGCTGGGGCTGGACGACCTGGCGGCGGCCGACGGCCCGTGGCTGCACGTCGCCGCCGCCGGGATGCTCGTCGCGGCGCTGGGCAAGGCCGCCCAGCTGCCGTTCACCGCGTGGCTCTCCGCCGCGATGCAGGGGCCGAGCCCGGTCAGCGCGCTGCTGCACTCGGCGGCGATGGTCGCCATGGGCGGCTACCTGCTGCTGCGGATGGAACCGCTGCTCGCCGCCACCGGCTGGGCCGGCCCGACCGCGGCGTGGGTCGGCGCGCTGACCGCGCTGCTGCTCGGCGCGGTGGCGATCGCCCAGCGCGACCTCAAGCAGCTCCTCGCCGCCTCCACCGCCGCCCAGCTGGGGTTCGTCGTGCTGGGCGCCGGGGTGGGGTCGGTCGCCGGCGGCACGGCGCACCTGGTCGCGCACGCCGCCACGAAGGCGCTGCTGTTCCTGGTGGCCGGGGCCTGGCTGACCGCGCTGGGCACCAAGCAGCTGACCGCGCTGCGCGGTGCCGCCCGGCGCTGGCCGCTGGTCGGCGTCGGCGCCGGCATCGGTGCGCTGGCGCTGGCCGGCGTCGTCCCGCTCTCGCTGTGGGCGACCAAGGACGAGGTGCTGGCCGGCGCCCGGGAGGAGTCGCTGCCGCTGTACCTGGTGGGGCTGGCGGCCGCCGCACTGTCGGCCGGCTACGCCGGCAAGGTGCTGTGGCTGGTCTGGCGGCCGGCGCCGGCCGACCCCGCCGACGATGGGCTCGACACCGAGGAGGAGGGCACCCGCCGGGTCGGCGGACTGCAGCAGGCGCCGCTGGTGGTGCTCGCCGCCGGCGCCGCCGTCCTCGGCCTGCTCGCCCTCCCGCCGGTGGGCGAGGCGTTGCGCCGCGCCCTCGGCGACACCGCTGCCCCCACGGCCTCGTGGGCGGAAATGGCCATTTCCGCCCTCCTCGCCGCCGTCGGCGTCGTGGTGTCGGGGCGGAAATGGCCATTTTCGCCCTCACTGCGCGGGTGGCTGGCCGGGTGGCTCGGGCTGGCCCGGGCCACCGACGTGCTCGTCGTGCGGCCGGTGCTGCGCGCGGCAGAGCTCTGCGCCCGGTTCGACGACCGGGTGCTCGCCCCCGCGGTGGCCGGGACGGCTCGCTCGGCTCTGCACACCGCCGGGGCGCTGGGCCGGTTCGACGACGGCGCGCTCGCCCCGGCGACCACCGGCACCGGCCGGTCGACCCTGCGGCTGGCCGGCGCGACGGGCCGCGCCGACCTGGCCGGGCCCGACCGGCTCGTCCGGGCCGCGGCCGCCGGCACCCGGCGGCTGGGCGGGCTCGCCCGGCGGGCCCAGACCGGGCTGCTGCACCAGTACTACGTCCAGGCCACCGTGGCGCTCGCCGCCGCGCTGGCCCTCCTCCTGCTGGCCGGAAGGTAA